A region from the Wansuia hejianensis genome encodes:
- the ptsP gene encoding phosphoenolpyruvate--protein phosphotransferase produces MEKYSGKSIYKGIAIGRILFYGKKAAVIKRYKVEDPQAEIERYERAKKAAVSQLNKLYETAVLKVGEENAAIFEVHAMLLEDDDFNDSIRNMIMTQQINAEYAAAATGENFSNLFAQMEDEYFRARSADIKDISERVVSILSGKEQGRKFDESVIVAADDLMPSETVQMDKEKVLAFATRLGSSNSHTAILARTMNIPALTGIPVMPEWDGRLAIVDGHSGTLILDPDEESLAEMKQRQENDREVRRLLQELKGKENITLDGKKISVYANIGSLADVGTVLSNDGGGIGLFRSEFIYLGKSSLPTEEEQFQIYKSVAEMMAGKKVIIRTLDIGADKQADYLGLEKEDNPAMGFRAIRICLSRPEIFRTQLRAVYRASAFGNISVMYPMITSVEEVKKILRIVENVKNELTESGIPWGEVEQGIMIETPAAALISDLLAKEVDFFSIGTNDLTQYTLAMDRQNSKLDEFYNPHHEAVLRLIEQVVRNGHREGCWVGICGELGADLELTERFLRMGIDELSVAPGMILAVRKQIRNSTAGI; encoded by the coding sequence ATGGAGAAATATTCGGGAAAATCCATTTATAAAGGAATCGCAATCGGGAGAATCCTGTTTTACGGAAAAAAAGCAGCGGTAATCAAAAGGTATAAGGTGGAAGACCCGCAGGCGGAGATTGAGCGGTATGAACGGGCGAAAAAAGCAGCGGTCAGCCAGCTGAATAAGCTGTATGAAACGGCTGTTCTGAAGGTTGGTGAAGAAAATGCGGCAATCTTTGAGGTTCACGCAATGCTTCTGGAGGATGACGACTTCAATGATTCCATCCGCAATATGATAATGACTCAGCAAATCAATGCCGAATATGCCGCCGCGGCCACCGGGGAGAACTTTTCCAATCTGTTCGCACAGATGGAGGACGAATATTTTCGCGCCCGGTCAGCGGATATAAAGGATATTTCTGAAAGAGTCGTATCCATTCTCTCAGGAAAAGAGCAGGGACGGAAATTTGATGAGTCGGTGATCGTTGCCGCTGATGACCTGATGCCCAGCGAAACCGTACAAATGGATAAAGAAAAGGTATTGGCTTTTGCGACCAGACTGGGATCGTCCAATTCCCATACGGCAATACTGGCCAGGACCATGAACATACCCGCGCTGACAGGTATCCCGGTCATGCCGGAATGGGACGGCCGGCTGGCAATTGTGGACGGCCACAGCGGCACCCTGATCCTGGACCCGGATGAAGAGTCTCTGGCAGAGATGAAACAAAGGCAGGAAAATGACCGGGAGGTCCGCAGGCTGCTGCAGGAGCTGAAGGGTAAGGAGAACATAACCCTTGATGGGAAAAAGATCAGCGTCTATGCTAATATCGGAAGCCTGGCCGACGTGGGAACGGTACTGTCCAACGACGGGGGCGGGATCGGGCTGTTTCGGAGTGAATTTATTTATCTGGGAAAGAGCAGCCTTCCGACAGAAGAAGAGCAGTTTCAGATCTACAAATCTGTAGCTGAGATGATGGCCGGGAAAAAGGTGATCATACGCACCCTGGATATCGGAGCGGATAAACAGGCGGATTATCTGGGCCTGGAGAAGGAAGATAACCCGGCTATGGGCTTTCGTGCTATCCGGATTTGCCTGAGCCGTCCTGAGATTTTCAGGACGCAGCTGCGCGCCGTTTACCGGGCCAGCGCATTCGGCAACATTTCCGTGATGTATCCCATGATCACTTCCGTAGAAGAGGTGAAAAAAATCCTGCGGATTGTGGAAAACGTCAAAAATGAACTGACTGAGTCAGGCATACCCTGGGGCGAAGTGGAGCAGGGCATCATGATAGAAACCCCTGCGGCCGCCCTGATCAGTGATCTTCTGGCGAAAGAAGTGGATTTCTTCAGCATAGGCACCAACGACCTGACACAGTACACGCTGGCCATGGACCGTCAGAACAGCAAGCTGGATGAATTCTATAATCCCCATCATGAAGCGGTACTCCGCCTGATTGAGCAGGTAGTCCGGAACGGACACAGGGAAGGCTGCTGGGTTGGCATCTGCGGAGAGCTGGGGGCAGATTTGGAGCTGACAGAAAGATTCCTGCGGATGGGGATTGATGAACTTTCGGTAGCGCCGGGAATGATACTGGCAGTGAGAAAGCAGATACGGAACAGCACGGCAGGAATCTAA
- a CDS encoding Mur ligase family protein → MNFTVEEYLDLLEGADQVTGSKLYRMGEAEVSGITYESEKAGPGSLFICKGALFKKEYLEEAVSRGSICYVSERDYGLEQVPRILVKNIREAMPLLAEKFYQVPEGMLKYIGVTGTKGKTTTTYYIKGIFDEYMKQTGGRGIACLTSVETYDGKEREAASITTPESLELYRHFRNACDSGITCLAMEVSSQALKYGRVAGIAFDVGVFLNISEDHISPVEHKSFKDYFCSKLQLFHQVRTAVVNLDSEFSRTVLMEASSAGRILTFGTKPGADIYGHDVCVENGKVRFSVTCDRFEGEFSLAMHGIFNVENALAAIAVAYACELPFATMQKGLAGVTVDGRMEEYSSRDQKLKAIVDYAHNGLSFEKIFDSVRVEYPDYKIVSVFGCPGGKALNRRRDMGLIAGKACSKVYLSADDPGPEEVQDICTEIGRFVEDTGCPYECISDREAAIKKAMTEAEENTVVLVLGKGGENSQRVGQILCAYKSDSEVVRECIREYDSKLPYGRPRRL, encoded by the coding sequence ATGAATTTTACAGTGGAAGAGTATCTGGATCTGCTGGAGGGTGCGGATCAGGTGACCGGAAGTAAGCTGTACCGGATGGGGGAGGCAGAGGTGTCTGGCATTACCTATGAATCGGAGAAGGCCGGGCCGGGCAGCTTGTTCATCTGTAAGGGGGCGTTGTTTAAGAAGGAATATCTGGAAGAAGCGGTTTCCAGGGGCAGCATCTGCTATGTCAGCGAAAGGGATTATGGCCTGGAGCAGGTACCGCGTATCCTTGTGAAAAATATACGGGAAGCGATGCCGCTTCTGGCGGAGAAGTTTTACCAGGTTCCGGAAGGGATGCTGAAGTATATAGGAGTTACGGGTACGAAAGGGAAGACTACAACTACGTATTACATCAAGGGGATTTTTGATGAATACATGAAGCAGACGGGTGGCCGGGGGATCGCCTGCCTGACATCTGTAGAGACCTATGACGGGAAGGAACGGGAAGCGGCCAGCATCACGACGCCGGAATCCCTGGAGCTGTACCGCCATTTCAGGAATGCCTGTGACAGTGGAATTACCTGCCTGGCCATGGAAGTATCCAGCCAGGCCCTCAAGTATGGAAGAGTTGCAGGAATTGCCTTTGACGTGGGAGTTTTTTTGAATATCTCGGAGGATCATATCAGCCCGGTGGAGCATAAAAGCTTTAAAGACTATTTTTGCTCTAAACTTCAGTTGTTCCATCAGGTCCGGACAGCGGTCGTAAATCTGGATTCTGAGTTCAGCCGTACGGTTTTGATGGAGGCCTCCTCGGCTGGCCGGATACTGACGTTCGGTACGAAGCCGGGAGCCGATATTTACGGGCATGATGTGTGTGTGGAGAATGGTAAAGTGAGGTTCTCTGTAACCTGCGACCGTTTTGAAGGAGAATTTTCACTGGCCATGCACGGGATCTTTAATGTGGAAAATGCGTTGGCGGCTATTGCTGTTGCCTACGCCTGTGAGCTGCCGTTCGCGACAATGCAGAAGGGACTGGCAGGAGTCACTGTGGACGGACGCATGGAAGAATACAGCAGCCGGGACCAGAAGCTGAAGGCAATTGTAGATTATGCTCATAACGGCCTGAGCTTTGAGAAGATTTTTGATTCTGTACGGGTGGAGTATCCGGATTACAAGATCGTTTCCGTGTTTGGATGCCCTGGCGGCAAGGCGCTGAACCGGCGGCGGGACATGGGGCTGATCGCCGGAAAGGCCTGCAGTAAAGTCTATCTGTCGGCGGATGATCCGGGACCGGAGGAGGTTCAGGACATCTGTACGGAAATCGGCCGTTTTGTTGAGGATACCGGCTGTCCCTACGAGTGCATTTCTGACCGGGAGGCAGCCATCAAAAAGGCAATGACGGAGGCAGAAGAAAATACAGTTGTGCTGGTGCTCGGCAAAGGTGGGGAAAACAGCCAGAGGGTCGGTCAGATACTTTGCGCTTATAAGTCTGATTCAGAGGTTGTGAGAGAATGCATCAGAGAGTATGACAGCAAGCTTCCTTATGGAAGACCGAGGCGCCTGTAG
- a CDS encoding argininosuccinate synthase, translated as MSEKVILAYSGGLDTTATIPWLKENFGYDVVCCCVDCGQGNELDGLDERAKLSGAAKLYIEDVTDEFCDDFIMPCVEAGAVYEHKYLLGTSMARPVIAKKLVEIARKEGATAICHGATGKGNDQIRFELAIKALAPDLKVIAPWRMPEVWKMDSREAEMEFCKAHGIDLPFAADSSYSRDRNLWHISHEGLELEDPANEPNYDHMLVLGVTPEKAPDEPEYLTLTFEQGVPKTLNGKAMKVSEIITTLNALGGKHGIGIVDIVENRVVGMKSRGVYETPGGTILMEAHDQLEELILDRETLETKKKLGSQFAQIVYEGKWFTPLREAIQAFVTSTQKYVTGEVKMKLYKGNIIKAGTTSPYTLYNESLASFKTGDLYDHQDASGFITLFGLPLKVRAMKLQEVEKNQK; from the coding sequence ATGAGCGAAAAAGTTATTTTAGCATATTCCGGCGGGCTGGACACCACCGCAACTATTCCGTGGCTGAAGGAAAATTTTGGTTATGACGTGGTCTGCTGCTGCGTTGACTGCGGGCAGGGCAACGAGCTGGACGGCCTGGACGAAAGAGCTAAATTGTCCGGCGCCGCTAAATTATACATAGAAGATGTTACCGATGAATTCTGTGATGATTTCATCATGCCCTGCGTGGAGGCGGGCGCTGTCTATGAGCACAAATATCTGCTGGGGACCTCTATGGCCCGTCCGGTCATCGCCAAAAAGCTGGTTGAGATCGCCCGCAAGGAGGGCGCAACGGCTATTTGCCACGGAGCTACCGGCAAGGGCAACGACCAGATCCGTTTTGAGCTGGCGATCAAGGCTCTGGCTCCTGATCTGAAGGTGATTGCGCCCTGGCGTATGCCGGAGGTGTGGAAGATGGATTCCCGCGAAGCAGAGATGGAATTCTGCAAGGCGCACGGCATAGACCTGCCCTTTGCCGCCGACAGCAGCTACAGCCGCGACAGGAACCTGTGGCATATCAGCCATGAAGGGCTGGAGCTGGAGGACCCTGCCAATGAACCCAACTATGACCACATGCTGGTACTGGGCGTTACTCCGGAGAAAGCTCCGGATGAACCGGAATACCTGACCCTTACATTCGAACAGGGCGTCCCCAAGACTCTGAACGGAAAAGCAATGAAAGTTTCCGAAATTATAACCACCCTGAACGCTTTGGGCGGGAAACACGGCATTGGTATCGTCGACATCGTGGAGAACCGAGTCGTCGGCATGAAATCCCGCGGCGTTTACGAGACTCCCGGCGGCACTATCCTGATGGAAGCGCATGACCAGCTGGAGGAGCTGATCCTCGACCGCGAGACACTGGAGACAAAAAAGAAACTGGGCAGTCAGTTCGCCCAGATCGTATATGAGGGAAAATGGTTCACGCCTCTGAGAGAAGCAATCCAGGCCTTTGTAACATCCACTCAGAAATACGTGACCGGAGAAGTGAAAATGAAGCTGTACAAGGGCAATATCATCAAAGCCGGCACTACCTCCCCGTACACCCTCTACAACGAGTCCCTGGCTTCCTTCAAGACCGGAGATCTGTACGACCATCAGGATGCCAGCGGTTTTATTACTCTGTTTGGCCTCCCTCTGAAGGTCCGTGCGATGAAACTGCAGGAAGTGGAAAAGAACCAGAAGTAA
- a CDS encoding sucrose-specific PTS transporter subunit IIBC, producing MDYRNAAKEVLENIGGAGNIVSAAHCATRLRLVIADNEKCRKEALEEVEGVKGVFEASGQIQIIFGTGTVNKVFEEFVSLAGIKAGTKEEVKQAAASKQNLFLRAIKTLGDIFVPIIPAIVASGLLMGLLEGLSNIWPSLADSGTYQIFHLFSNTAFVFLPVLIAVSAAKAFGGNLFLGAVIGMIMIHPDLLNAWSVAGLSAAEIPRATAWFGLFDINLVGYQGHVIPVIIAVWLMCMLEKWLHKIVPEIIDLFVTPLVTVLVTGYLTLTIIGPIFSTVENWVLAGARTLIGLPFGIGGLIIGALYAVTVVAGVHHMYNAIEAGLLSATNLNTWMPIATAANVGQGAAALALALKTKNKKTKAMALPASLSAFLGITEPAIFGVNIRYMKPFIAGCIGGACGGLVAGLFGVGATAYGITGLFGFLITTQFLGTYALVIAVSAAVAFILSWIMYKEVPAETDRVMSGQAEESESSGAAGAGPGSGEPAGGTEAEPAVWCPIEGEVIELSGVKDETFAGEVLGKGIAVIPKEGKVLAPFDGTVDTVFDTKHAIGMTSDRGVELLIHVGINTVELNGVPYKAHVADGDTVKKGQLLLEFDIQAIREAGYDITTPVVVTNTDDFQEVEAVKTGEVHPGEEVLRVW from the coding sequence ATGGATTACAGGAATGCGGCGAAAGAAGTGCTGGAGAACATCGGCGGAGCCGGCAATATTGTATCGGCAGCCCACTGTGCCACCAGGCTGCGTCTGGTAATTGCAGACAATGAAAAGTGCAGAAAAGAAGCGCTGGAAGAAGTCGAGGGAGTCAAAGGTGTGTTTGAGGCCTCCGGGCAGATTCAGATTATCTTTGGCACAGGAACCGTGAACAAAGTGTTTGAGGAGTTTGTAAGTCTGGCGGGGATCAAGGCGGGCACCAAGGAAGAAGTGAAGCAGGCGGCTGCTTCCAAGCAAAATCTTTTTCTCCGTGCCATCAAGACGCTGGGAGATATCTTTGTTCCCATCATACCGGCGATTGTCGCCAGCGGGCTGCTCATGGGGCTGCTGGAAGGGCTCAGCAATATCTGGCCGTCCCTGGCGGATTCAGGAACCTATCAGATTTTCCATCTGTTCAGCAATACGGCGTTTGTATTTCTGCCGGTTCTGATTGCGGTCAGCGCGGCGAAGGCCTTCGGAGGCAACCTGTTCCTGGGCGCCGTCATCGGAATGATTATGATCCATCCGGACCTTCTGAACGCGTGGTCGGTGGCCGGATTAAGCGCGGCGGAGATCCCCAGGGCCACTGCCTGGTTTGGGCTCTTTGATATCAATCTGGTGGGTTATCAGGGACACGTTATTCCGGTTATCATTGCCGTATGGCTGATGTGCATGCTGGAGAAGTGGCTGCATAAAATTGTGCCGGAGATCATTGACCTGTTTGTGACGCCGCTGGTGACAGTGCTGGTTACCGGATATCTGACGCTGACAATCATCGGCCCCATTTTTTCCACAGTGGAAAATTGGGTGCTGGCAGGGGCGCGGACGCTAATCGGCCTCCCGTTTGGCATCGGAGGGCTGATTATCGGTGCGTTATATGCAGTGACAGTAGTTGCCGGCGTACATCATATGTACAATGCGATCGAAGCCGGGCTGCTGAGCGCAACGAACCTGAATACCTGGATGCCGATCGCAACCGCGGCCAATGTCGGACAGGGGGCGGCGGCCCTGGCGCTGGCCCTTAAGACAAAAAACAAGAAGACAAAGGCGATGGCCCTTCCGGCCTCCCTGTCCGCATTTTTAGGTATTACAGAGCCTGCGATTTTCGGTGTCAACATCCGGTATATGAAACCTTTTATTGCCGGATGCATCGGCGGAGCCTGCGGCGGCCTGGTGGCCGGGCTGTTCGGGGTGGGAGCTACGGCCTATGGAATTACGGGCCTGTTCGGTTTCCTGATTACCACTCAGTTCCTGGGCACATACGCGCTTGTTATAGCGGTTTCGGCAGCCGTTGCCTTCATCCTCTCCTGGATCATGTATAAAGAAGTCCCGGCAGAAACGGACCGGGTGATGTCGGGGCAGGCAGAAGAATCAGAAAGCTCCGGTGCGGCGGGCGCAGGGCCCGGAAGCGGAGAGCCTGCAGGAGGTACGGAAGCAGAACCCGCTGTCTGGTGTCCGATTGAAGGAGAGGTCATAGAATTATCCGGTGTGAAGGATGAGACCTTTGCAGGGGAAGTGCTGGGAAAGGGAATTGCAGTCATTCCGAAGGAAGGAAAAGTTCTGGCGCCTTTTGACGGGACGGTTGACACGGTTTTTGACACAAAGCATGCAATTGGAATGACCTCTGACAGGGGAGTGGAGCTGTTAATCCATGTGGGGATTAATACGGTGGAGTTAAACGGCGTGCCCTATAAAGCTCATGTGGCTGACGGTGATACGGTGAAAAAGGGCCAGCTTCTGCTGGAGTTTGACATTCAGGCGATCCGGGAGGCGGGTTATGACATCACCACGCCGGTTGTGGTCACGAATACAGATGATTTTCAGGAGGTGGAAGCGGTTAAAACGGGAGAGGTGCATCCGGGCGAGGAGGTGCTCAGGGTATGGTAA
- the argJ gene encoding bifunctional glutamate N-acetyltransferase/amino-acid acetyltransferase ArgJ produces MKKMDSGVTAAIGFQAAGGSAGIKKGNVKDMALLYSIVPCVAAGTFTTNIVKAAPVKWDQHIVYDCEAAQAVVCNSGVANACTGEEGYRCCRETAKMAAEVLKIPEDSVLVASTGVIGQQIPMDKIIEGVKMLAPLLSNSREAASLAAQAIMTTDTRQKEVAVSVEIGGKTVTVGGMCKGSGMIHPNMCTMLSFLTTDADISKEMLQEALSEVVKDTYNMVSVDGDTSTNDTVLLLANGLAGNPVINKKDGDYQKFLEALYEVNTILAKKIAGDGEGATALFEVKITGAQSREQAAALAKSVITSNLTKAAIFGHDANWGRILCAMGYSGAKFDPEKVDLFFESAAGRLQIIENGVAVDYSEEEATAILSEAEVTAIADLKQGKAEATAWGCDLTYDYVKINADYRS; encoded by the coding sequence ATGAAAAAAATGGATAGTGGAGTGACGGCGGCCATTGGCTTCCAGGCGGCGGGAGGAAGTGCAGGAATCAAGAAGGGCAATGTAAAGGACATGGCGCTGCTGTACAGCATAGTTCCATGCGTGGCGGCAGGAACCTTTACGACAAATATTGTAAAAGCGGCTCCTGTGAAATGGGATCAGCACATTGTCTATGACTGTGAAGCGGCCCAGGCTGTGGTCTGCAACAGCGGCGTGGCTAACGCGTGTACCGGTGAAGAGGGGTACCGATGCTGCAGGGAAACGGCTAAAATGGCGGCGGAAGTCCTGAAGATCCCGGAGGATTCTGTGCTGGTGGCGTCCACAGGGGTAATCGGGCAGCAAATCCCCATGGATAAAATAATTGAGGGGGTAAAAATGCTTGCTCCGCTGCTTTCCAATTCCAGGGAGGCGGCCAGCCTGGCGGCCCAGGCTATCATGACGACCGACACCAGACAGAAGGAGGTTGCGGTTTCTGTTGAAATCGGAGGGAAAACCGTAACCGTCGGCGGCATGTGCAAGGGCTCCGGCATGATACATCCCAACATGTGCACGATGCTGTCGTTTCTGACGACGGATGCGGATATTTCCAAGGAGATGCTTCAGGAGGCGCTGTCAGAGGTTGTAAAGGATACATACAATATGGTATCTGTGGACGGGGATACGTCTACCAATGATACGGTGCTTCTTCTGGCCAACGGCCTTGCCGGCAATCCGGTGATTAATAAAAAGGACGGGGATTACCAGAAGTTTCTGGAAGCTCTGTATGAAGTTAACACAATACTTGCGAAAAAGATTGCCGGTGACGGCGAAGGGGCCACGGCTCTGTTCGAGGTAAAAATCACCGGGGCTCAGAGCAGGGAGCAGGCGGCGGCCCTGGCTAAATCTGTGATCACCTCTAACCTGACCAAAGCCGCGATCTTCGGACATGATGCCAATTGGGGCAGAATCCTATGCGCTATGGGATATTCCGGCGCCAAGTTCGATCCGGAGAAGGTGGATCTGTTCTTTGAGAGCGCGGCCGGCAGGCTGCAGATCATTGAGAACGGTGTGGCTGTAGATTACAGCGAGGAAGAGGCGACGGCGATTCTGTCGGAAGCAGAGGTTACGGCGATTGCCGATCTGAAACAGGGAAAAGCGGAGGCTACTGCCTGGGGCTGCGACCTTACCTATGATTATGTGAAAATCAATGCGGATTACCGCTCCTGA
- a CDS encoding HPr family phosphocarrier protein yields the protein MKVFQYVITDEVGIHARPAGLLVKAAKQAASQVKIEANGKSADAKKLMALMSLGVKKGQEVKVTVEGPDEEEAAGLLEQFFRENL from the coding sequence ATGAAAGTATTTCAGTATGTGATTACAGATGAGGTGGGCATCCATGCCAGACCGGCAGGCTTGCTCGTAAAGGCGGCAAAGCAGGCGGCGTCTCAGGTGAAGATCGAGGCTAACGGGAAAAGTGCCGACGCGAAGAAGCTTATGGCCCTGATGTCCCTTGGAGTAAAAAAGGGACAGGAAGTAAAGGTGACCGTTGAGGGGCCGGATGAAGAAGAAGCGGCTGGCCTTCTGGAACAATTTTTCAGAGAAAACTTGTGA
- the argC gene encoding N-acetyl-gamma-glutamyl-phosphate reductase: protein MIKAGIIGSTGYAGAELVRLLLGHKDVEIVWYGSRSYIDKRYSEVYQNMFRLVENVCQDDNMKELADAADVIFTATPQGLCASLVNEDILKKAKIIDLSADFRLKDVKVYEEWYKIEHRAPQYLSEAVYGLCEINREDVKQSRLVANPGCYTTCSILSVYPLLKEGIIDGNTVIVDAKSGTSGAGRGAKVDNLFCEVNESIKAYGVATHRHTPEIEEQLGYAAGYPVTINFTPHLVPMNRGILVTAYASLIKDVSWEDVRAAYEKYYKDEYFIRLLDRDVCPQTKWVEGSNYVDIGFKLDHRTNRIIMMGALDNLVKGAAGQAVQNMNLMFGLDETEGLRLVPMFP, encoded by the coding sequence ATGATTAAAGCTGGAATTATTGGGTCTACAGGGTATGCGGGCGCTGAGCTGGTCCGCCTGCTGCTGGGGCATAAGGATGTGGAGATTGTCTGGTATGGTTCCAGGAGCTACATAGATAAGAGGTATTCGGAGGTCTATCAGAATATGTTCCGGCTGGTGGAAAATGTCTGCCAGGATGATAATATGAAGGAACTGGCGGATGCCGCAGACGTGATATTTACGGCGACGCCTCAGGGACTCTGCGCATCTCTCGTAAATGAAGATATATTGAAAAAAGCCAAAATTATTGACTTGAGCGCGGATTTCAGGCTTAAGGACGTGAAGGTCTACGAAGAGTGGTATAAGATAGAACATCGGGCGCCTCAGTATCTTTCTGAAGCGGTCTACGGGCTGTGTGAGATCAACAGAGAGGATGTGAAGCAGTCCAGGCTGGTGGCCAATCCGGGATGCTATACGACCTGCTCGATTCTGAGCGTCTATCCGCTGCTGAAGGAAGGGATTATCGACGGGAATACGGTGATTGTCGATGCAAAATCGGGCACTTCAGGCGCCGGCAGAGGGGCCAAAGTGGATAATCTGTTCTGCGAGGTGAATGAAAGCATTAAGGCATACGGGGTGGCTACTCACCGGCATACGCCTGAGATTGAGGAACAGCTGGGCTATGCGGCGGGATATCCGGTTACGATTAATTTCACGCCCCATCTGGTCCCCATGAACCGGGGGATTCTGGTTACGGCTTACGCCTCTCTGATAAAGGACGTCTCCTGGGAGGACGTGCGGGCGGCCTATGAGAAATATTATAAAGATGAGTATTTTATCCGCCTTCTGGACAGAGACGTGTGCCCCCAGACAAAATGGGTGGAGGGCAGCAACTATGTGGATATTGGTTTTAAACTGGATCACCGGACGAACCGTATTATCATGATGGGCGCGCTGGATAATCTGGTCAAGGGGGCTGCCGGGCAGGCAGTGCAAAATATGAATCTGATGTTCGGGCTGGATGAGACGGAAGGTCTCCGCCTGGTTCCGATGTTTCCGTAA
- a CDS encoding glycoside hydrolase family 32 protein, which yields MVKEWQDDGWRLKFHLMPPAGWLNDPNGLCQFRGEYHVFFQYQPEDAGGGGKTPKVWGHYAGNSLLHMRFEGIPFQTGRLDRNGSYSGCALIENDEMQLYYTGNIRLPGDYDYIHDGRESNTIRVVSRDGAHFGKKELLLKTADYPAECTRHVRDPKVWKENGRYYMVLGARLKGGQGAALVYDSCDLKKWKFLKKITTPEAFGYMWECPDYFTAGEENILSVCPQGLEEEEWQYQNIYQAGYFTVKGDIREEQRLEVFTEWDKGFDFYAPQTFRDEAGRRILIGWAGMPDAGYENPTVTRGWQHALTVPRALSSRNGKILQQPMEELKTLRYGKQEIDPTGSFLLEDGSGDVELQAGDGGREWQILIGNGCALTCHKGVLQLEFSQGWGYGRKIRGTRLEECRNVRILIDTSMLEIYVNDGEIVFTSRFYPEFASGTGTVKPETRTLLLEFNCPGMIAAGWQMREMEIDL from the coding sequence ATGGTAAAGGAGTGGCAGGACGACGGCTGGAGGCTGAAGTTCCACCTGATGCCGCCGGCCGGCTGGCTCAATGATCCCAACGGGCTGTGCCAGTTTCGCGGTGAATACCATGTGTTTTTCCAGTATCAGCCGGAGGATGCCGGCGGAGGAGGGAAAACGCCGAAGGTATGGGGGCATTACGCGGGGAACAGTCTGCTCCATATGCGGTTTGAAGGAATTCCCTTTCAGACGGGCCGTCTGGACCGCAACGGGAGCTATTCCGGATGCGCGTTGATTGAAAATGATGAGATGCAATTATATTATACAGGGAATATCCGCCTTCCGGGAGATTATGATTACATTCATGACGGCCGCGAGAGTAATACGATCCGGGTGGTCAGCAGGGATGGCGCTCATTTTGGAAAGAAAGAACTTCTTCTTAAAACTGCCGATTACCCGGCAGAGTGCACCAGGCATGTGCGAGATCCGAAGGTATGGAAAGAAAACGGCCGGTACTATATGGTACTGGGAGCCAGGCTGAAGGGGGGGCAGGGAGCGGCCCTGGTCTATGACAGCTGTGACCTGAAGAAGTGGAAATTTTTAAAAAAGATCACGACGCCGGAAGCCTTCGGGTATATGTGGGAATGCCCGGATTATTTTACCGCCGGTGAAGAGAATATCCTTTCCGTATGCCCTCAGGGCTTAGAGGAGGAGGAATGGCAGTATCAGAACATCTATCAGGCTGGTTATTTTACCGTAAAAGGGGATATCAGAGAAGAACAGCGGCTGGAGGTATTTACTGAGTGGGACAAGGGCTTTGATTTCTATGCGCCGCAGACCTTCCGGGATGAAGCGGGCCGCCGGATTCTCATTGGCTGGGCGGGGATGCCGGATGCCGGCTATGAAAATCCCACAGTGACCCGGGGCTGGCAGCATGCGCTGACCGTACCCAGAGCGCTCAGCAGCAGGAACGGAAAAATCCTTCAGCAGCCGATGGAAGAACTGAAGACTCTGCGTTACGGGAAACAGGAGATTGATCCCACAGGCAGCTTTTTGCTGGAAGACGGAAGCGGCGATGTGGAACTCCAGGCCGGAGACGGCGGACGGGAATGGCAGATTTTGATTGGGAATGGCTGTGCCCTCACCTGTCATAAAGGTGTACTGCAGCTGGAATTTAGCCAGGGATGGGGCTATGGGAGAAAAATCCGCGGAACCAGGCTGGAAGAATGCCGGAATGTCAGGATTCTGATCGATACCTCAATGCTGGAAATCTATGTGAATGACGGAGAAATAGTGTTCACTTCCAGATTTTATCCTGAGTTTGCGTCTGGAACGGGAACGGTGAAACCAGAAACGCGCACTCTGCTATTAGAATTTAACTGCCCGGGCATGATAGCAGCCGGATGGCAGATGCGGGAAATGGAGATTGATCTGTAA